One segment of Panicum virgatum strain AP13 chromosome 1K, P.virgatum_v5, whole genome shotgun sequence DNA contains the following:
- the LOC120648205 gene encoding uncharacterized protein LOC120648205 translates to MAPSTRARLLLAAAALAVACALLAATPAGADAAPVEGLPPALGASVFGCNPATDKTCKPEGPKLLPGGGVDIDGDGDEDELPGFNPHFNILGHAH, encoded by the coding sequence ATGGCGCCGTCCACGCGCGCGCGgctcctcctcgcggcggcggcgctcgcggtgGCGTGCGCGCTGCTGGCGGCcacgcccgccggcgccgacgccgcccccGTCGAGGGCCTCCCGCCTGCCCTCGGCGCCAGCGTGTTCGGGTGCAACCCGGCCACGGACAAGACGTGCAAGCCCGAGGGCCCCAAGCTGctgccgggcggcggcgtggacatcgacggcgacggcgacgaggacgagCTGCCCGGGTTCAACCCCCACTTCAACATCCTCGGCCACGCCCACTGA